The Amycolatopsis sp. QT-25 genomic sequence CTCCACCGGCACTCCGGTGTCCCAGCCGTCGCCGGGGAGCGGCGCGGGCCAGCGCGTACCGTCGATCCTCGCGTGCAGTTCGTCCAGCTGCTCCTGGGGGACATCGAGGCGGAAGGGGCGGATCTCGGTGTTTTCCATGATCCCCACGTTAACTACCATTGCGGACAGTTTCGGTCCTCGATCGGAACGGACTTCCCGAGTACGGGAAGATACACTCGTGACGGACAAGTACCTGGCCTACGGCAGGCTCATCCGCGACGGGAAGATCCTGTTCATCCGGCGGCGGCCGGGATCCTTCCTCGGCGGCCACTGGGAACTGCCGGGCGGGACCGTCGAGCCGGGCGAGCGGCCCACCGAGACCGTGGTCCGCGAGTTCGCCGAGGAGACCGGGCTGACCGTCCGAGTCACCGGCGAACGCGGCGCCCGCAGCTGGGACGACGTCGCGGGCAGGCCGCTGCGGATCCACGCCACGGTCTACACGCTCACCGAAGACGATACGAGGGACGTCGTGCTCGATCCCGGGGAACACGACGCCCACGCCTGGTACACCCGGGACGAAGCCGCCGCGCTCGACCTCGCCGAACACTTCCGCCACGCCCTCGAGGACTGATCGATCCACACGCGACGGTCACCGGGATGTCATGACAGGCACGGTCAGGACACTTCTCGTCTTGAACGACCCTTTCGTGAGATCCGGCCGCCGCGGACCACCGGAAACTGTCGTACCCCGGTGGTCTCCTCTTCCCAGGCGACAGCGGGCCCGGCCGGGCCCGCGCGCGGAAGCGAGGAGAAAGTCCCATGGCCGGAGAAACGGTGCTCACGGTGATCGGCAATCTGACGACCGACCCGGAGCTGAGGTTCACCCCGTCGGGGGCGGCGGTCGCGAACTTCACGGTCGCGTCGACGCCGCGCGTACTGGACCGCGCGAGCGGGGAATGGCACGACGGCGATCCGCTGTTCTTGCGCTGCTCACTGTGGAAACAGGCTGCGGAGAACCTGACGGAATCACTCACCAGGGGGACAAGGGTGATCGTGCAGGGCAGGTTGAAACAGCGATCGTTCGAAACCAAGGAAGGCGAGAAACGCACGGTGGTGGAGCTCGACGTCGACGAGATCGGCCCGTCGCTGCGTTATGCCACGGCGAAGGTGAACAAGGCGGGCCGAAGTTCGGGAGGCACCCCGTCGGACGGCGCGTGGGAACGAACGCCGGTGACCGCCGGAAGTCCGGAACCGCCCTTCTGATCCGGCGAATTTCCCTCCCGAGAGGGAGCACTCTCCCCTCGGGTGCCATGACGGTCGCGGTCCTCCGGCTCGAATGCCGGAGGTCGTGAAACACGACCACGTTCGTCGCCGAAATCGGGCTGGATCCGGCCGACGAGCGGCACGCGGGGTTCGCTGCCGGACTCCGCACCGGGTTGACCCCGGTCGAAGACAGACTTCAGGAGGTGTTGCGCAGCCCAGGGCAGCCGGATCTCGGCGGCCGTACTCGCCGCGCTCGTCCATGGAGCGACGCTCCACCACGACGACGTCAAGGGCGAGGCGCGACGCGGCATGGGGTGACCAGTGCGAACTCGTTGTGGGATAACAAAAAAAGCCGTCTTGATCGGCGACTACGTGCTCACCTGCGCGGCACTGGTCGGTGCCGGCGGTCCGACAGGAAACACTCGCTCTCCTGCGCGACTTCGCCGGTGTCGACCGCGCACTCGCCGAAGCACATGGATACGCCGCCGAGGCGAGAGACCTCGCGCTCGCCCTCCCAGCCCGCTCGACGAGGGCGCTGCTCGTCGGTCTTACGGCGTTCGTGGTCGACCGCGGTGAAGAGGCCCGTGGCGGGTGTGGCCAGGGTTAAGGTGGCGGAATGACCACCGACAACCTGGAAAACGTCGAAGGCCGCGACATCGGCTCCGGGGTCTCGATCATCCGCGAACGGACCGACGTCGACGGTTCCGGACCGAGGCTGCACCAGCACCCGTATCGCGAGACTTTCGTCGTCATCCGCGGCCGGGCGAGGTTCACCGTCGGCGACGTCGAACGCGAGGGCGGCGCGGGCGACGTGCTGGTCGTGCCCGCGGACACCCCGCACAAGTTCGCCGTGATCGGCCCGGAGACCTACGAAGCCGTCCACGTCCACGAGAGCGACCATTTCATCACCGAGTGGCTCGACTGAATTTCTGTCGGGCGCAAGAAAACCCTTCCCGGGGCTAGAATCCGACGACGTGCTCGTGTCCGGCGGGCACCCGAGACGACGGGACCCGGGAACTGTGACCGACGTGGCGGACCGCAGCGGTGATGAAACCCGCCGGGCGGACAGGTTCGATCAGCGGCGTGCGCAGTTGGCGATGTCGGCGCTGGTCACGTTGTCCGAATTGGGCTACGCGCGCACGAGCCTGCGGGAGATCGCGCAGAACTCGGAGTTCTCCCACGGGGTACTGCACTATTACTTCCGGAACAAGGCCGAGCTGATCACCTACTGCGTCAAGCAGTACAAGGCCGAATGCGTCACCCGGTACGACCGGATGATCGAGACCGCGGAAACCGCCGAAGAACTGAAACTGGCCTTCGGTGCCGCGACGGCGGCCACCCTGCGGGAGAATGCCCGGCTGCACCGGCTCTGGTACGACCTGCGCAACCAGAGCCTGTTCGAGACGCTGTTCCAGGCCGAAGTACTCGCCATCGACGAGACCCTCGAACTGATGATCTGGCGGGTCGTTTCCCGCTATGCGGACCTTCTCGGAAAGCCGACGGACTTCGCCCCGTCCATGACGTACGCGCTTTTCGACGGCCTGTTCCAGCAAGGTCTGCTGAAACACCTCGCCGGCCGGGAAGACGCGGCGAGGTGCCTTCAGCAATCGGTCGAGCAACTGCTGGCGCGGTTGCTCACCACTTGATGGTCGGATACCAGATGACGCCGGTCCGGCCCAGCACGCGCAGATCCCAGTACAGCAGCGTGAACGTGCCGGCGACCAGCAACGCGGCACCGGTCACCACGGCGATCCTGGTGGGCTTCGCGAGCATCCAACGCTGGAGCCGCCCGCCCGTGCCGTGGGTGAGCAGCAGGAACAACAGCGCCATCACCAGGATGTTGCCGACCGACTGGAGGGAGAACGCGGCGGCGCCGTAGAAGATGTTGTGGCTTTCGGCCGCGCTGCGGAACATCATCCGGAACAGCGGGAACGGCCTGCCGATGAGGAATCCGCCGATGAGCGCGCCCATCAGCACGAGCGGTGCCGGCGGGAACCGGCGGGCGAGGCCGGCGATCGGGTTGCGGACGATGCCCACGGACGCCAGGCCCAGCACGATGAACACGATCCCGATCACGCCGTAGACGATCATCGACTGGATGTTCCGCGGCGTGAGCCCGCCCGGCGACGAAACGGTCGAGAACTGCGGCATCCTCGTGCCGACGAGCGCGACGACGACGCCGTAGGCCACGGAGACCGTCAGCATTCCCGCCGCGATCCAGCCCAGCGGCTTCAGGGTGTCGGTGAACTTCGGCCGCCCGGCCGCTCCTCCTCCGACAAGCGGGGCGACGGCGCCGAAGGCGGCGATATTGCACGCGGTGAACGTTCCGGCGAGCCCGGAGACGAACGCGAAAAACGTCCCGGCCAGCACTCCGCCGATCGGGGTCTCTTTGGCGTCGTGCCCGAGGAGGGTGTTGGCCACACTGTCACCGATCACGCTGTCCACAAAGGGCGCGGACCAGATCACCGTCAGCGCGAACCCGACGAGGACGGACCAGAGCACCACCCGCCACCGATGGTCCGGATAAGGCCCCGAGCCGAGGAAATGCGCCTGCGGCGAAACGGGAGCGCGTTCGGTGACGGACATTCGTGCCTCCAGCGGCCGGTGACTTCCCCTGCCGCTCATCGTTGTCGCACCGGACGGTGCGCACCACCTCCAGAATGCCGATCTGTCCTTGGGCCGACCGGCTCCGGGCAATCCGTGTGCCGCGGATAGGCCGAAAGTGGAGCGTGCCCGAATACCACCGAAAAGGTGAAAGCTCGGCTGTCTCGTGGGATCATCGTCGGACGTATGCGGCAGCATGGCCACCTGATCGGGCCTTGACCGGCCACTCACCCTGCGGAGGACGATGGACTTCGACCAGGTCGCGGACGAGCTCTACGCCGGCGATCCGGCCGAGTTCGTATCGGTGCGCAACCAACGGGCGAAAGAGGCCAAAGCGGCGGGTGAAGCCGCCTTGGCCGAACGCATCCGCGCGTTACGAAAGCCCACGCTCGCGGCCACGATCCTCAATCGCCGGGCGGGTTCGCCCGAGCTGGCGGAGCTGGCCAGGCTGGGCGACGATCTGCGCAGGGCGCATTCGGCGCTGGCCGGCGCGGACCTGCGCAAGCTGACCCGGCGGCGTCAGGAACTGGTGAACCGGATCCTTCGGGACGAACGGTCGATGAGCGAGCCCGTCACCCGCGAGGTCGAAGCGACACTCGAGGCCGTCGTGGCCGATCCCGAGGTGGCGGCGCTCGCGCTGGCCGGGCGGCTGAGCAGTGGCGCGGACAGTGCGGGTGACCAGTGGCTGACCAGTGGATTCACCCCGCAACCGAAGCGCAAACCCGCTCCGGAGCGGGAAAAGCCCGCCACCGTGTCGCATTTGGACGATCGGCGGAAGGCGAAACGGGAGGCCGCCGAAAAGGCGGACAAGGAGCGCGCCGCCAAGGCTCGGGAAGAGGCCGAACGCGAAGAAAAACGGCTGGCGGAGTTCAACCGGCTCCGACGCGAGGCGGCCGCTCTCGCGAAGGCCCGCAAGCAGGCCGAGATCGATCTCTCCCGCGCCGAACGCCGGTCCGAAAAAGCCACCGAGAGGGCCGGCGAACTCCGGCGGCGGCTCGCCGACGCCGAACTCGAGGAAGAGGCCGCGCACGGGGAGACCTCGGCCGCGCAGACCGTCTTGGCCGATCTGCGCGCCGAAGCGGAGCGTGTCGACAAAGCGCTCGAACAGTTCTAGCGAAGGTGAGCAAAGAAGCCCGGCCGCAGGAAGCGGGCCGCTCGCGCTCGCCCGGTGAAAGCCACTTCAAGACCGCAGACGTCGCGAAGTGGCTTCCGCGACATGCCTCGGCGTTGCGGTCACCCGGCGTCCATAGGGTGTCTTGCCGCCGGGCTTGTA encodes the following:
- a CDS encoding NUDIX hydrolase translates to MTDKYLAYGRLIRDGKILFIRRRPGSFLGGHWELPGGTVEPGERPTETVVREFAEETGLTVRVTGERGARSWDDVAGRPLRIHATVYTLTEDDTRDVVLDPGEHDAHAWYTRDEAAALDLAEHFRHALED
- a CDS encoding single-stranded DNA-binding protein, translated to MAGETVLTVIGNLTTDPELRFTPSGAAVANFTVASTPRVLDRASGEWHDGDPLFLRCSLWKQAAENLTESLTRGTRVIVQGRLKQRSFETKEGEKRTVVELDVDEIGPSLRYATAKVNKAGRSSGGTPSDGAWERTPVTAGSPEPPF
- a CDS encoding cupin domain-containing protein; this encodes MTTDNLENVEGRDIGSGVSIIRERTDVDGSGPRLHQHPYRETFVVIRGRARFTVGDVEREGGAGDVLVVPADTPHKFAVIGPETYEAVHVHESDHFITEWLD
- a CDS encoding TetR/AcrR family transcriptional regulator gives rise to the protein MTDVADRSGDETRRADRFDQRRAQLAMSALVTLSELGYARTSLREIAQNSEFSHGVLHYYFRNKAELITYCVKQYKAECVTRYDRMIETAETAEELKLAFGAATAATLRENARLHRLWYDLRNQSLFETLFQAEVLAIDETLELMIWRVVSRYADLLGKPTDFAPSMTYALFDGLFQQGLLKHLAGREDAARCLQQSVEQLLARLLTT